A region of the Euzebya sp. genome:
GCCCTACGCCCACCGCCCCTACCCCCACAGGCCCAGGTCCGACGGGCGTGCCGGCTGGGGGGTCCGCCCGAGGGATCGGGCCAGGGCTGAGCCCAGGCGGGTCCTGACGTCCTCGACGTCGACGTCGACGCCTTGGGCGGCCAGCGACGTCACCCCGCCGTCGGTGATGCCGCACGGCACGATCCCGTCGAAGTCCGCCATCACGGGGTCGACGTTCAGCGCGATCCCGTGCTTGGACACCCCCCGGGTGATCCGCACGCCGATGGCGGCGATCTTGTCCGGTGGCCCGTCGGCGCGCGCCACCCACACGCCGGGGTACCCCGCCCGGCGGTCCGCGCCAACCCCGTAGCTCCCGAGCACGTCGATCAGCGCCTGCTCGAGGGCG
Encoded here:
- the lipB gene encoding lipoyl(octanoyl) transferase LipB; its protein translation is MEPAASPPMYVVWAGEVPYDVALGWQERLVAARQEDAIDDVLLLLTHPPTYTAGRHADVEANLTGRRPDIPVVRIDRGGDLTYHGPGQVVAYPILRLAQRGAAKAYVTALEQALIDVLGSYGVGADRRAGYPGVWVARADGPPDKIAAIGVRITRGVSKHGIALNVDPVMADFDGIVPCGITDGGVTSLAAQGVDVDVEDVRTRLGSALARSLGRTPQPARPSDLGLWG